A DNA window from Streptomyces sp. CA-278952 contains the following coding sequences:
- a CDS encoding bestrophin-like domain, protein MSEWLVLSIAMASACAVVLTIAVLNNRRIGDDDDPSETPDVIEYMTMMIGVVYAIVLGLAIAGVWEGRSAAQESVRIEAQALHEVQARASVYPVEVRDRIRADVNAYVNHVVHDEWKVMSDRNTLTERGTQLLDKVRADVTDYVPRTDHEGQAYQPLVDQVAAADDARSTRGQNAGATMPGVVWFGLIIGALVTVGLIFTLQIRRTFRELLLAGLFSALIAFLLFLIWDFDAPFGRGISATADPFLDMFPGAAR, encoded by the coding sequence ATGTCCGAATGGCTCGTACTGAGCATTGCCATGGCGTCCGCCTGCGCGGTCGTCCTCACCATCGCCGTCCTGAACAACCGGCGGATCGGGGATGACGACGACCCGTCCGAGACGCCCGACGTCATCGAGTACATGACGATGATGATCGGCGTGGTCTACGCGATCGTCCTGGGGCTCGCCATCGCCGGGGTCTGGGAGGGACGCAGCGCCGCCCAGGAGTCCGTCCGCATCGAGGCGCAGGCGCTGCACGAGGTGCAGGCGCGCGCCTCCGTCTACCCGGTGGAGGTCCGCGACCGCATCCGGGCGGACGTCAACGCCTACGTCAACCATGTGGTGCACGACGAGTGGAAGGTGATGTCCGACCGGAACACGCTCACCGAGCGCGGCACCCAGTTGCTGGACAAGGTACGGGCGGACGTCACCGACTACGTGCCCAGGACCGATCACGAGGGGCAGGCCTACCAGCCGCTGGTCGACCAGGTGGCGGCGGCGGACGACGCCCGCAGCACACGCGGGCAGAACGCCGGGGCGACGATGCCGGGGGTGGTCTGGTTCGGGCTGATCATCGGGGCGCTGGTGACCGTGGGGCTGATCTTCACCCTCCAGATCCGCAGAACGTTCCGCGAACTGCTCCTGGCCGGCCTGTTCAGCGCGTTGATCGCCTTCCTGCTCTTTCTGATCTGGGACTTCGACGCGCCCTTCGGCCGGGGGATCTCGGCCACCGCGGACCCGTTCCTCGACATGTTCCCGGGGGCCGCGCGCTGA
- a CDS encoding SAM-dependent methyltransferase has product MERPAWAPQGIDISVPSVSRMYDFYLGGSHNFEVDREAARKAMEFLPGLPKIMQANRAFMRRAVRHAVDIGIGQFLDIGSGIPTFGNVHEVAQAADPGAKVAYVDHDPVAVAHSRAVLEGNDRAAIAAADLRRPKEILTNPEITGLLDLDRPVALLLVAVLHFVEDADDPRGAVAELRESLAPGSLIVLTHASYEGIPLPKEEAAGTVGVYQNIRNPLIMRSREEIGQFFEGYEMVEPGLVSMPEWRPDTPQAPEQEDPYAFSGFAGVGRKA; this is encoded by the coding sequence ATGGAGCGTCCCGCCTGGGCACCGCAGGGCATTGACATTTCGGTGCCAAGCGTGTCTCGCATGTACGACTTCTATCTGGGCGGATCGCACAATTTCGAGGTGGACCGGGAAGCCGCGCGCAAGGCCATGGAGTTCCTTCCGGGTCTTCCCAAGATCATGCAGGCCAATCGCGCCTTTATGCGCCGGGCCGTCCGCCACGCCGTCGACATCGGTATCGGCCAGTTCCTGGACATCGGCTCCGGCATACCGACCTTCGGCAACGTCCACGAGGTCGCCCAGGCCGCCGACCCCGGGGCCAAGGTGGCCTACGTCGACCACGACCCGGTCGCCGTCGCCCACAGCCGGGCCGTCCTGGAGGGCAACGACCGCGCGGCCATCGCCGCCGCCGACCTTCGCCGTCCCAAGGAGATCCTGACGAACCCGGAGATCACCGGACTGCTCGACCTGGACCGGCCGGTGGCGCTGCTGCTGGTCGCGGTCCTCCACTTCGTGGAGGACGCCGACGACCCGCGCGGCGCGGTCGCCGAGCTGCGCGAGTCACTGGCCCCCGGCAGCCTGATCGTCCTGACCCACGCCTCGTACGAGGGCATCCCGCTGCCCAAGGAGGAGGCGGCCGGCACGGTAGGCGTCTACCAGAACATCCGCAACCCGCTGATCATGCGCTCGCGCGAGGAGATCGGCCAGTTCTTCGAGGGCTACGAGATGGTCGAGCCGGGGCTCGTGTCGATGCCCGAATGGCGGCCCGACACCCCGCAGGCGCCGGAGCAGGAAGACCCGTACGCCTTCTCGGGCTTCGCAGGGGTTGGGCGCAAGGCGTGA
- a CDS encoding putative bifunctional diguanylate cyclase/phosphodiesterase yields MSTPAQASGEPDAEPDGPEGRLRRFARIWSRAIFPLTATSLTRPEFEQHLLPLARELNGILHAHPFDASPAQRIGEALIDAHCTDPDALSSTLGVVDSYLVLYCGGHGPGALSTEDGRARCARIQHTLAAGFTGALRERTLAEQEAIARSALTARSDAEQALHATEARFRAVFKDAAIGIGVADLDGNILEINDTLTKMFGGLENHVRSHKVNEWVHPEDSPQVWKYYDELVRGERDHYRVEKAYYRNDGTVLWTNLTVSLLRDSEGRPEYQLALMEDTTERRLLNLRLRYEATHDALTGLPNRTLFFERLEKALAAQEGIRFGLCYLDLDGFKAINDSLGHAAGDRLLVEVADRLQSCATARGEMVARLGGDEFVALTTGPDTAEEVDELAGRILGALASPIRLDGRELTVRGSIGVVEGPSGERSAAEVLRSADITMYRAKAAGGNRYQLADAEADARAITRHGLTTALPAALDRGEFFIEYQPLVHLGDGTVHGAEALVRWCHPQHGVLGPDRFIPLAEHTGLIVPLGRWVLEESVRQANFWQERHSDGGPLRINVNLSPTQLHHPHLVAETVDVLERSGLEPGALCLEVTESALIGADDDLLKPLRQLAEMGVDIALDDFGTGYSNLANLRRLPVSVLKLDRSFTRGMQQHPADPVDLKIVEGIVSLAHSLELAVTVEGVETGAQAEQLRLLGCDTAQGWYYARPGAPDRIHSLLLADAV; encoded by the coding sequence GTGAGCACTCCCGCCCAGGCGTCCGGGGAACCGGACGCGGAACCCGACGGTCCGGAAGGCCGGCTGCGGAGATTCGCCAGAATCTGGAGCCGGGCCATCTTCCCCCTGACGGCCACCTCTCTCACCCGGCCGGAGTTCGAACAGCATCTGCTGCCCCTGGCACGCGAGCTGAACGGCATCCTGCACGCCCACCCCTTCGACGCCTCGCCCGCCCAGCGGATCGGCGAGGCCCTGATCGACGCGCACTGCACCGACCCGGACGCCCTCAGCTCCACGCTCGGCGTCGTCGACTCCTACCTCGTCCTGTACTGCGGCGGCCACGGACCCGGCGCGCTCTCCACCGAGGACGGCCGGGCCCGCTGCGCCCGGATCCAGCACACCCTCGCCGCCGGCTTCACCGGGGCCCTGCGCGAGCGCACGCTCGCCGAGCAGGAGGCCATCGCCCGCTCGGCGCTGACCGCCCGCTCGGACGCCGAACAGGCCCTGCACGCCACGGAGGCCCGGTTCCGCGCGGTCTTCAAGGACGCCGCCATCGGCATCGGCGTCGCCGACCTGGACGGCAACATCCTGGAGATCAACGACACCCTCACCAAGATGTTCGGCGGCCTGGAGAACCACGTCCGCAGCCACAAGGTGAACGAGTGGGTCCACCCCGAGGACTCGCCGCAGGTGTGGAAGTACTACGACGAGCTGGTACGCGGCGAACGCGACCACTACCGGGTCGAGAAGGCGTACTACCGCAACGACGGCACCGTGCTGTGGACCAACCTCACCGTCTCGCTGCTACGGGATTCCGAAGGCCGTCCCGAGTACCAGCTCGCACTGATGGAGGACACCACCGAGCGGCGGCTGCTCAATCTGCGCCTGCGCTACGAGGCCACCCACGACGCGCTCACCGGGCTGCCCAACCGGACCCTGTTCTTCGAGCGCCTGGAGAAGGCCCTCGCCGCCCAGGAGGGAATCCGCTTCGGCCTCTGCTATCTGGATCTCGACGGCTTCAAGGCCATCAACGACAGCCTCGGCCACGCAGCCGGCGACCGTCTCCTCGTCGAGGTCGCCGACCGGCTCCAGAGCTGCGCCACCGCGCGCGGCGAGATGGTCGCCCGGCTCGGCGGTGACGAGTTCGTCGCGCTGACCACCGGCCCGGACACCGCCGAGGAGGTGGACGAGCTGGCCGGCCGCATCCTGGGCGCGCTCGCCTCCCCCATCCGCCTCGACGGCCGCGAGCTGACCGTCCGCGGCTCCATCGGCGTCGTCGAGGGGCCCTCCGGGGAGCGCAGCGCCGCCGAGGTGCTGCGCAGCGCCGACATCACGATGTACCGGGCCAAGGCGGCGGGCGGCAACCGCTACCAGCTCGCCGACGCCGAGGCCGACGCGCGCGCCATCACCCGGCACGGGCTGACGACCGCGCTCCCGGCCGCCCTGGACCGGGGCGAGTTCTTCATCGAGTACCAGCCGCTCGTGCACCTGGGCGACGGCACGGTGCACGGCGCCGAAGCGCTCGTACGGTGGTGCCATCCGCAGCACGGGGTGCTCGGCCCCGACCGGTTCATCCCGCTCGCCGAGCACACCGGGCTCATCGTGCCGCTCGGGCGCTGGGTGCTGGAGGAGTCCGTACGGCAGGCGAACTTCTGGCAGGAGCGGCACAGCGACGGAGGGCCGCTGCGGATCAACGTGAACCTCTCGCCGACCCAGCTGCACCACCCCCACCTCGTCGCCGAGACGGTCGACGTGCTGGAGCGTTCAGGTCTCGAACCGGGAGCGCTCTGCCTGGAGGTGACCGAGTCCGCCCTGATCGGCGCCGACGACGATCTCCTCAAGCCGCTGCGGCAGCTCGCGGAGATGGGCGTCGACATCGCGCTCGACGACTTCGGCACGGGCTACTCGAACCTGGCGAACCTGCGCAGGCTGCCGGTGAGCGTGCTCAAGCTGGACCGTTCCTTCACCCGGGGCATGCAGCAGCACCCGGCGGACCCGGTCGATCTGAAGATCGTCGAGGGCATCGTGTCGCTGGCCCACAGCCTGGAGCTGGCCGTCACGGTGGAGGGCGTGGAGACGGGCGCCCAGGCCGAGCAGCTGCGGCTGCTGGGCTGCGACACCGCACAGGGCTGGTACTACGCCCGCCCCGGGGCTCCGGACCGCATCCACTCCCTGCTGCTGGCGGACGCGGTCTGA